A genomic stretch from Perognathus longimembris pacificus isolate PPM17 chromosome 5, ASM2315922v1, whole genome shotgun sequence includes:
- the LOC125351167 gene encoding GDP-fucose protein O-fucosyltransferase 2, producing MAALGVVCLLLGLASWRPAPARASGEEFWPGQSAADILSGAASRRRYLLYDVNPPEGFNLRRDVYIRVASLLKTLLKTEEWVLVLPPWGRLYHWQSPDIHQVRIPWSEFFDLPSLNKNIPVIEYEQFIAESGGPFIDQVYVLQGYAEGWKEGSWEEKVDGRPCTDPLLYSQDKHEYYRGWFWGYEETRGLNVSCLSVQGSASVIAPVLLKNTSARSVMLDRAENLLHDHYGGKEYWDTRRSMVFARHLRAVGDEFRSKHLNSTDASDRIPFQEDWVQMKVKLGSSLGGPYLGVHLRRKDFIWGHREDVPSLEGAVHKIRSLMQTHRLDKVFVATDAIRKEQEELKRLLPEMVRFEPTWEELELYKDGGIAIIDQWICSHARFFIGTSVSTFSFRIHEEREILGLDPTTTYNRFCGDQEKACEQPTHWKIAY from the exons ATGGCGGCTCTCGGCGTCGTCTGCCTGCTGCTGGGGCTGGCGTCCTGGcggccggccccggcccgggcctcGGGCGAGGAGTTCTGGCCGGGCCAGTCGGCGGCCGACATCCTGTCCGGGGCGGCGTCGCGCCGACG GTACCTTCTGTATGACGTCAACCCCCCCGAAGGCTTCAACCTCCGCAGGGACGTCTACATCCGCGTGGCCTCCCTGCTGAAGACCCTGCTGAAGACGGAGGAGTGGGTGCTGGTCCTGCCCCCGTGGGGGCGTCTCTACCACTGGCAGAGCCCGGACATCCATCAGGTCCGCATCCCCTGGTCAGAGTTCTTTGACCTGCCGAGTCTCAATAAGAACATCCCCGTGATCGAGTACGAGCAGTTCATCGCAG AGTCCGGGGGGCCCTTTATCGACCAGGTGTATGTCCTGCAAGGCTACGCGGAAGGCTGGAAGGAGGGCAGTTGGGAGGAGAAGGTGGACGGGCGGCCGTGTACGGACCCGCTGCTGTACTCCCAGGACAAGCACGAGTACTACAG AGGCTGGTTTTGGGGTTATGAAGAAACCAGGGGCCTCAATGTCTCCTGCCTGTCGGTCCAGGGGTCGGCCTCCGTCATCGCGCCCGTGCTTTTGAAGAACACCTCTGCTCG GTCTGTGATGCTAGACAGAGCGGAGAACCTGCTCCACGACCACTACGGGGGGAAGGAGTACTGGGAC ACGCGACGGAGTATGGTGTTTGCCAGGCACCTGCGTGCAGTGGGGGACGAGTTCAGGAGCAAGCACCTCAATTCCACAGACGCCTCGGACCGCATCCCGTTCCAGGAGGACTGGGTGCAGATGAAG GTCAAACTGGGATCCTCGCTCGGGGGGCCTTACCTCGGTGTGCACCTGAGGAGAAAGGATTTCATCTGGGGACACAGGGAGGACGTGCCCAGCCTGGAGGGGGCCGTGCACAAGATCCGGAGCCTCATGCAGACGCACCGGCTGGACAAGGTGTTCGTGGCCACAGATGCCATCAGGAAGG AACAGGAAGAGCTGAAAAGGCTGCTGCCGGAAATGGTGAGGTTTGAGCCCACCTGGGAGGAGCTGGAGCTCTACAAGGACGGCGGCATCGCCATCATCGACCAGTGGATCTGCTCTCACGCCAG GTTCTTCATCGGCACCTCCGTCTCCACGTTCTCCTTCCGGATCCACGAGGAGCGAGAGATCCTGGGCTTGGACCCCACGACCACCTACAACCGCTTCTGTGGAGACCAAGAAAAGGCCTGCGAGCAGCCCACGCACTGGAAGATCGCCTACTGA